The nucleotide sequence GAACGGCTGGGTGCAGGTCTACGGTTCGCGCTGCGTCCGGCCGCCAGTCCTCTACGGAGACGTGTCGCGTCCGAAGCCAATGACGGTCGACTGGATCGGCTACGCGCAATCACTTACGGATAAGCCAGTCAAGGCGATCTTGACGGGCCCAGTAACGATGCTCGCTTTCTCGTTCGTCCGAGAAGACCAGCCACTTCAGGAAACGGTCATGCAACTCGCGCTCGCTGTTCGCGACGAGGTAGCGGACCTCGAAGCCGCGGGCATCAAGGTCATTCAGGTCGACGAACCTGCGATTCGGACGCTCCTGCCACGCCGCCTAGAGGGCCGCGAGGAGTACTTGAAGTGGGCGGTCGACGCATTCCGGCTCGCGACCGCGGGTGTGAAACCAGAGACGCAGATCCACACGCATATGGGCCTCTCCGGTGTCGCCGCAGTGGTGGAAGCGATCGAAGACCTCGACGCTGACGTCACCTATCTTGTTACCGCGACTCGGACCTTGTACTGGGTGCTCGACGCGCTGCAGGACGCCGGGCTCACCCGTGGCGTCGGGCCAGGGGTCTACGAGAGTCACTCGGCACGTATTCCCGACATCGATGAGATTGATGAATTGCTCACCAAGGCCGTCCAGGCAGTTGAACCTGAACGTTTGTGGGCCAATCCCGATGGTGGGCTCAAAACCCGGCACTGGTGGCAGCTCGAGCCATCGCTGCGCAATCTTGTGGCAGCTGCCCGGCGCATCAGGAGGCGCGCGAGCTAGGTTGTGCCCGACGGCGCGCTGCAGTTAGGCGTCCTGCCTGAGCTTGCCTGCTCATATTGGGTCACAATGGTCCTGTGCAGCTGATGGACCTCAATGACGAAGCCAAGCGCCGCGATCTTCGCAAGATGAAGATGTTTTCGCTGGCCTTCCTGGCAGTGGCCGCTTCGATTTACCTGTACTGCCGGTACCTGGAATCGCAAGAAGACCCCGCCGGCTGGGTGAGCTTCCTGCGCGCGGCGTCAGAAGCTGGTGTGGTTGGCGGACTCGCGGACTGGTTCGCCGTCACGGCGCTGTTCAAGCGCCCCATGGGACTTCCAATTCCGCATACGGCTCTGATCAAGAAGAAGAAGGACCAGCTTGGCGAAAACCTTGGCACTTTCGTCGGGTCGAACTTTCTGTCGCGTGACGTAGTGACGCAGCGCCTGCAGTCTGCAGAACTGCCCAAAAAGGCCGGGGAGTGGCTGGCTGACCCGGCGCACGCCGACCGGATCGCGACCGAGGCAGCTGCGATGCTGCGTGCCTTCGTGATGGTGCTGCGCGACGAGGACGTGCAGCAGGTCATCGACAACACGCTGGTCAAGCGCATTGCGGAACCGAAGTGGGGGCCGCCACTCGGGAAGATCCTCAGCGAACTGCTGAAGGAGAACAGGCAGCAGCCGGTGATCGAGTTGCTCTGTGACCGTGCCTACCAGTGGGCGCTCGGGTCGCAGGAAACGATAGACCGGATAGTCACGAGGGACTCGCCGACCTGGTCCCCCAAGATGGTCGATCTGCTCGTCGGCGAGAAGATCCATCGGGAGCTCGTGGAGTTCGCATGGAAAGTCCGATCTGATCCCGAGCACGAGGTTCGCGTCGCGGCCAACCAGTTCCTCTTCGACTTCGCCGACGATCTCCAGAATGACGAGACCACCATTGCGAAGGCCGAGCGCATCAAAACAGAACTGATGAACCGGAGGGAAGTCACCGGTCTCGCAAGCGCGGCATGGTCACTAGTGAAAAAGATGATCCTCGAATCGGTGGATGACCCCAAGAGCACATTGCGGCTCAAGATCCGCGACTCCGTGATCAGTTTTGGCGAACGGCTGAAGGACGATGCGGCGTTGCGTACCAAGGTTGAGCGCTGGATGACCGACGGCGCGGGATACGTCATCGATAACTACGCGCACGAGATCACGAGCATCATCAGCGACACCGTCGCGAAATGGGACGCCGATGAGGCGAGCGACAAGATCGAGCTGCAGGTAGGACGGGATCTTCAGTTCATCCGCATCAACGGGACAGTCGTCGGAGCCCTGGCTGGTTTGTCCATCCACTCCATTACCCATTTGCTGTTTGCCTAGCTAGTGTGAAAACCATCACACTGCATGTTCGACACAGCTATCGTGAGTGCTTGCAGCAGTTAGCACACGTGAGTACCCTCACGCACGTAGCCGGAGCAGAAGGTGGAGTTGATGGCCCAGGCTGACGGCGAGTTTGACGGCGCCAAAGATGATCCCGAGTTGATTGCCGGAGCGAGCGGCAGTGAACGGGACGACGCCGCTGGCGCCGTCGATGAGCAAGACTCGCCTGAACGCTCCGCGGAAACCGACAATGAGGTCGGGGATGCGTCCGATCTAGAGAAGGACTCTGACGCCTCGCGCCAGGCTGGGGGACCTGCGGCGGTCCGCGTTGTCAGCAACGCGGCGCAGGACATCGGAAGCTTCATACGTGCGCAGCGTGAGCTGGCTCAAGTGTCGCTCCGACAGCTCGCCGAGCGTGCCGGCGTCAGTAACCCTTATCTGAGTCAGATCGAACGTGGGCTACGCAAACCGTCCGCTGAGGTACTCGGCCAAATTGCTAAGGGGCTGAGGGTATCTGCTGAGGCGCTCTATGTGCGTGCTGGAATTCTCGAACAGCGGCAGTCAAGTCCCGTGCGTGACGCGGTACTTGCCGACGCAACGCTCAATG is from Hoyosella subflava DQS3-9A1 and encodes:
- a CDS encoding DUF445 domain-containing protein codes for the protein MDLNDEAKRRDLRKMKMFSLAFLAVAASIYLYCRYLESQEDPAGWVSFLRAASEAGVVGGLADWFAVTALFKRPMGLPIPHTALIKKKKDQLGENLGTFVGSNFLSRDVVTQRLQSAELPKKAGEWLADPAHADRIATEAAAMLRAFVMVLRDEDVQQVIDNTLVKRIAEPKWGPPLGKILSELLKENRQQPVIELLCDRAYQWALGSQETIDRIVTRDSPTWSPKMVDLLVGEKIHRELVEFAWKVRSDPEHEVRVAANQFLFDFADDLQNDETTIAKAERIKTELMNRREVTGLASAAWSLVKKMILESVDDPKSTLRLKIRDSVISFGERLKDDAALRTKVERWMTDGAGYVIDNYAHEITSIISDTVAKWDADEASDKIELQVGRDLQFIRINGTVVGALAGLSIHSITHLLFA
- a CDS encoding helix-turn-helix domain-containing protein; this translates as MAGASGSERDDAAGAVDEQDSPERSAETDNEVGDASDLEKDSDASRQAGGPAAVRVVSNAAQDIGSFIRAQRELAQVSLRQLAERAGVSNPYLSQIERGLRKPSAEVLGQIAKGLRVSAEALYVRAGILEQRQSSPVRDAVLADATLNERQKQVILEIYNSFCHENEASQE